In a genomic window of Apteryx mantelli isolate bAptMan1 chromosome 2, bAptMan1.hap1, whole genome shotgun sequence:
- the TRAM1 gene encoding translocating chain-associated membrane protein 1 has translation MAIRKKSNKNPPVLSHEFIVQNHADIVSCVAMIFLLGLMFEITAKAAVIFVTLQYNVTIPATEEQSAETISLYHYGIKDLATIFFYMLVAIIIHAIIQEYVLDKINRKMHFSKTKHSKFNESGQLSAFYLFSCVWGTSILVSENYISDPTSLWRDYPHTLVPFQMKFFYISQLAYWFHAFPELYFQKTKKEDIFRQIVYIGLYLFHIAGAYLLNLTHLGLVLLVLHYFVEFLFHISRLFYFSDERYQKGFSLWAVLFVLGRLLTLILSVLTFGFGLARAEDQQLNFSTGNFNILAVRISVLASICMAQAFMMWKFINFQLRRWREHSSQPQSVKKKFVTAKGKTSRKERENGINGTVTSNGADSPRSRKEKSS, from the exons ATGGCGATCCGCAAGAAGAGCAACAAGAACCCGCCCGTACTCAGCCACGAGTTCATCGTGCAGAATCACGCGGACATCGTGTCCTGCGTGGCTATGATCTTCCTGCTGGGGCTCATGTTTGAG attaCAGCAAAAGCAGCTGTCATTTTTGTTACACTTCAGTATAATGTTACCATTCCTGCCACAG aagaacAATCTGCAGAAACAATCTCTCTCTATCATTATGGCATCAAGGATTTGGCTACAATTTTCTTTTACATGCTTGTAGCAATAATCATACATGCTATTATTCAGGAGTATGTGCTGGAT aaaattaacaggaaaatgcacttttcaaaaacaaagcatAGCAAGTTCAATGAATCTGGGCAACTTAGCGCATTCTaccttttctcctgtgtttggGGCACAAGTATTCTTGTCTCT gaGAACTATATATCAGATCCTACCTCTCTGTGGAGGGACTACCCGCACACTCTGGTTCC GTTTCAAATGAAGTTTTTCTACATCTCACAGTTGGCATACTGGTTTCATGCTTTTCCAGAACTGTACTTCCAGAAAACCAAAAAA gAGGATATCTTTCGTCAAATTGTCTACATTGGACTTTATCTCTTTCATATTGCTGGAGCCTATCTTCTAAA TCTGACCCATCTTGGACTTGTTCTTCTGGTATTGCATTACTTTGTTGAATTTCTTTTCCACATATCCCGACTTTTCTACTTCAGTGATGAAAGATATCAGAAAGG GTTTTCACTGTGGGCAGTTCTCTTTGTTTTGGGAAGACTTCTCACCTTGATTCTTTCTGTCCTCACTTTTGGTTTTGGACTGGCAAGAGCAGAAGATCAGCAGCTGAATTTCAGTACTGGAAACTTTAATATCCTGGCTGTTAG AATCAGTGTGCTGGCCTCCATCTGTATGGCTCAAGCGTTTATGATGTGGAAGTTCATTAATTTCCAGCTTCGCAGGTGGAGAGAACATTCTTCTCAGCCTCAGTCAGTGAAAAAGAAGTTTGTAACAGCTAAAGGAAAGACCtccagaaaagaaagag aaaatggaataaatggaACAGTGACCTCAAATGGAGCAGACTCGCCTCGTAGCAGGAAGGAAAAGTCCTCGTAA